One Gordonia pseudamarae genomic window, TTTTTGACGATGATCTCCACGACCGCCGAGTGCAGCGAATCGGTCTTGTAGATCGGCGCGGTGCAACCCTCGACGTAGTGCACGTACGCGCCTTCGTCGACGATGATGAGCGTGCGCTCGAACTGGCCCATGTTCTCGGTGTTGATGCGGAAGTAGGCCTGCAGCGGGATGTCGACGTGCACGCCCGGCGGCACGTAGATGAACGAGCCACCCGACCACACCGCCGTGTTGAGTGCGGAGAACTTGTTGTCGCCGGCCGGGATCACCGATCCGAAGTACTCGCGGAACAGTTCCGGATGCTCACGCAGACCCGAGTCGGTGTCGAGGAAGATGACACCCTGCTGCTCGAGGTCCTCGCGGATCTGGTGGTAAACCACCTCCGACTCGTACTGTGCGGCCACACCGGCCACCAGTCGCTGCTTCTCGGCCTCGGGGATACCGAGCCGATCGTAGGTGTTCTTGATGTCGGCGGGCAGCTCGTCCCAGGTGGTGGCCTGCTTCTCGGTGGACCGGACGAAATACTTGATGTTGTCGAAATCGATCTCGTCGAGTCCGGCGCCCCAGTGCGGCATCGGCTTGCGGTCGAAGATCCGCAACGCCTTCAGCCGGGCCTCCAGCATCCAGGCGGGCTCGTCCTTCTTACCGGAGATGTCGGCGACGATCGCCTCGGACAGACCGCGCTGGGCGACGGCGCCGGCGGCGTCGGAATCGACCCAGCCGTAACCGTAGTTACCCAGCGAGGCGATGGTCTCTTCCTGCGTCATCCCCGTCGGTGCGGGATCGGTGACTGTCATGACGTTGCCTTTCGAGGTGACGGGTGGTGAACGGCGGCCGCGGGCTGTGCGGTCGGTCGCTCGGCAGAACATGTCGTGGTCGGAGCGGAATGATCGGGTGGGTCTGCGGTGGACCCGCGGACGCCGGGGGTCCCCGGCGCTCCGGGCCCGCTGAGCGGTACATGGGTGGTGCAGGCACAGTCACCGTTGGCGATGGTGGCCAACCGCTGCACATGCGTACCGAGTAGTTCGGAGAAGACCGCGGTCTCGGCCTCGCAGAGTTCGGGAAAGTCCTCCGCGACGTGTGCCACCGGGCAATGATGCTGGCAGATCTGGATCCCGTTGCCCACCTTCCGGGTGTTCGCCGAGAAACCCGCACCGGTGAGCGCGTCGGCGATCCCCTCGACGGTCCGGGCCACCGACCCGGAATCCGCGGCCGGTACCTCGGCGACGATGCGGGTGATGCGGTCGCGGGCGAAGTCCTCCACGGCCGTCTGTCCACCGACAGTGCGCAACGCCAGCAGAGCCGCACCCGCCAGATCGTCATAGGCGTGCCGGAGTTTGCCCCGACCGGTGGGGGTGAGCTGGAACCACTTGGCCGGGCGGCCACGACCCCGGCGGCCGTAACCGGCCGACGAGGTCTCCACATCGCCCGCCGCCGACAACGCGTCCAGATGCCGACGCACCCCGGCCGCGCTGATGCCCAGGCGCTCGGCGATCTCACCGGCGGTCAACGGTCCGTCCTCGACGAGCAGCGACACCACCGCAGCACGGGTCTGCCCGTCGTGCGCGGTATGTGCGGCCAGATCGGCAGAAACCTCTTCGGAGTGCCCTGACCTGGTAGTACGGCGTCGACGGGCGTCGTTCACCGGCAGTTCGGTTCTCTCGCCCACGGTTTTCACAACACAAGTGTGTCGTAATTGATTCCCATCTGCCAGCAAGGGTGGCCTTACCCGACCTGTGCCCGGACCCGCCGAAAGGCCAACTAGAGTCAGACTGTGCACGCGACGCCCACCCCGGAGCCGACGCCGTCCCGGTCGTCGGCCGGACGGCGCCTGGCGACACATCTGGGGCTGACCCGCGACCGCGAACAACCCGACGCCGACACGATCGGCGACTACGGCAAGGCGCTCGCGCGCCTGCACGACGACGAACGCGAGGTCGGACCGCTCAACGAGCGGGAGAACCTCCTGCTCAACCGCATCCGGATCTTCGGGGCGACCGGCTCGATCCTGCTGCTCATCGGCTCCCTCGGCACCGGGCAGATCCCGGTTCTGCAGAACCCGGTCGCCGGCACCCGCGTGCTGTCACTGCCGTCCCGGATGTGGAGTACATCACTGACGCTCACCGTCGCCGGGACCATCATCCTGGTCCTGGCCTGGTTGCTGATCGGGCGATTCGCCGTCGGCCGGCTCAGCGTGGAGGTGCTGGCCGGGCGCAGCCCCGCCCGCCGCATGACCCGCAAGCAGGCCGACCGCACGCTGCTGCTGTGGAGCCTCCCGCTGGTGGTCGCACCGCCCATCATCAGCAAGGACGTCTATTCCTACCTGGCCCAGAGCGCCATCGCGCACCGCGGTATGGACCCCTACGTGGTGAGCCCGCTCCGCGGTCTGGGCGTCGATCACGTGCTCACCAGGTCCGTGCCCAACCTGTGGCGCGACACCCCCGCGCCGTACGGTCCGCTGTTCCTGTGGATCGGCGAGGGCATCAGCGAGATCACCGGCAACAACATCACCGCCGCGATATTCCTGCACCGGCTCGTCGCGCTGGCCGGTATCGCCCTGATCGTGTGGGCCCTGCCCCGGCTGGCCCGCAGGTGCGGGGTGTCCAGTGTCGCCGCGATCTGGCTCGGCGCGATGAATCCGCTGGTGATCATCCATCTGGTGGGCGGCATCCACAACGAGGCGCTGATGCTCGGGCTGATGCTCGTCGGTCTCGAACTGGGGTTCCGGGCCGTCTACAGTGCCCGGCGGCTGCGCCCGCCGGGGTCGTGGCTGCCCAGTCACCACGGGTGGTTGCTGATCGCCGGCGCCGCGCTCATCGCGGCCTCGTCCATGGTGAAGATCACATCTCTGCTGGCGATGGGATTCCTCGGTCTGGCGCTGGCCCAGCGGTGGGGCG contains:
- a CDS encoding helix-turn-helix transcriptional regulator yields the protein MKTVGERTELPVNDARRRRTTRSGHSEEVSADLAAHTAHDGQTRAAVVSLLVEDGPLTAGEIAERLGISAAGVRRHLDALSAAGDVETSSAGYGRRGRGRPAKWFQLTPTGRGKLRHAYDDLAGAALLALRTVGGQTAVEDFARDRITRIVAEVPAADSGSVARTVEGIADALTGAGFSANTRKVGNGIQICQHHCPVAHVAEDFPELCEAETAVFSELLGTHVQRLATIANGDCACTTHVPLSGPGAPGTPGVRGSTADPPDHSAPTTTCSAERPTAQPAAAVHHPSPRKATS
- the sufB gene encoding Fe-S cluster assembly protein SufB, coding for MTQEETIASLGNYGYGWVDSDAAGAVAQRGLSEAIVADISGKKDEPAWMLEARLKALRIFDRKPMPHWGAGLDEIDFDNIKYFVRSTEKQATTWDELPADIKNTYDRLGIPEAEKQRLVAGVAAQYESEVVYHQIREDLEQQGVIFLDTDSGLREHPELFREYFGSVIPAGDNKFSALNTAVWSGGSFIYVPPGVHVDIPLQAYFRINTENMGQFERTLIIVDEGAYVHYVEGCTAPIYKTDSLHSAVVEIIVKKGGRCRYTTIQNWSNNVYNLVTKRAKAEAGATMEWIDGNIGSKVTMKYPAVWLTGEHAKGEVLSVAFAGEGQHQDTGSKMVHLAPHTSSNIVSKSVARGGGRASYRGLIKINSGAHGSCSTVKCDALLVDTISRSDTYPYVDIREDDVTMGHEATVSKVSDDQLFYLMSRGLTEDEAMAMVVRGFVEPIAKELPMEYALELNRLIELQMEGAVG
- the mptB gene encoding polyprenol phosphomannose-dependent alpha 1,6 mannosyltransferase MptB, producing the protein MATHLGLTRDREQPDADTIGDYGKALARLHDDEREVGPLNERENLLLNRIRIFGATGSILLLIGSLGTGQIPVLQNPVAGTRVLSLPSRMWSTSLTLTVAGTIILVLAWLLIGRFAVGRLSVEVLAGRSPARRMTRKQADRTLLLWSLPLVVAPPIISKDVYSYLAQSAIAHRGMDPYVVSPLRGLGVDHVLTRSVPNLWRDTPAPYGPLFLWIGEGISEITGNNITAAIFLHRLVALAGIALIVWALPRLARRCGVSSVAAIWLGAMNPLVIIHLVGGIHNEALMLGLMLVGLELGFRAVYSARRLRPPGSWLPSHHGWLLIAGAALIAASSMVKITSLLAMGFLGLALAQRWGATLPALRHAPVGQWWRRSRRSVIALGLSAGFHTIVLAVVMAVIGAITGLGFGWIHTVTTGGVVRSWMSLPTAVSVLTGSIGQSLGLGDHTQTILDTARPLAQVVAGVFILRWMLATLSGRIHPLGALGVSMATFIAFFPFVQPWYLLWAVLPLAAWATGPWFRSLTILISALIGVVVLPTGANTGAVFIASGVLSGVIVVGVLTAVFFENDHLWRRGRFLSRSRTGE